The Neobacillus sp. PS3-34 genome has a window encoding:
- a CDS encoding AAA family ATPase: MYLHSLKLWNWRKFSVGEDGNPGIEVEFKEGLNILVGENDSGKTAIIDAIKIILGTNSHDINWVTEQDFNKDNTSLKIECIFKKLSPLEEAYFYEWLSLQSQTSELRIVLEAEIYEDINKQKKIKRSVKAGPENLEVGMEDTVRQLLAVTYLKPLRDATTELSPGTRSRVAQVVKSLSDFTDDSTEKQQIVDSFTNAFDELKRVLNEPVLSKIRLTVNEFFEENNKKEPEIKNREMSFSEILRKLELNLGEIGTGLGSSNLLFMAVELLLLSETEVGPKIALIEEIEAHIHPQAQLRVIKHFEKNADETGMQYIFTSHSPVLVASISLENIILIFNQQAFPMNKGQTKLEADDYEFLERFLDATKANLFFARGVIFVEGDAENLLLPSIAEIIDRPLHKYGVSIINVGNLAFKRYSSIFIRDDVNKPMNFPVSIITDLDLKPVEYYEEPCYLKVDSGLNRKIADIYESEQLKSQLEENIYVQMKDLISKSKTIYGEKVREEFSGVEQKKMFEEIAKSIESLLQSVDPNFNECKIVKENEIKERYFNNMEETKVYISQPWTLEHSIAHSSLREEFEDTLLKCHYIQASNRQEQKKIWEAIVGPVERATNVYSFLLKKEVSKSIVAQQFAKFLIDNKQSLKERLLQDQVLKHLIDAIKHVTGGENVAV, encoded by the coding sequence ATGTATCTACATAGTTTGAAATTATGGAACTGGAGAAAATTTTCTGTTGGTGAAGATGGAAATCCTGGGATTGAAGTTGAATTTAAGGAAGGGTTAAATATTTTAGTTGGTGAAAATGATTCAGGAAAAACTGCAATTATCGATGCCATCAAAATAATTCTTGGAACAAACAGTCACGATATTAATTGGGTGACAGAACAAGATTTTAATAAAGATAATACCTCATTAAAAATTGAATGTATATTTAAAAAGTTAAGTCCACTAGAAGAAGCATATTTTTATGAATGGTTATCGCTTCAATCACAAACTTCTGAACTTCGCATTGTATTGGAAGCAGAGATTTATGAAGATATTAATAAACAGAAGAAAATTAAAAGAAGTGTAAAAGCAGGTCCGGAAAATTTAGAAGTTGGTATGGAAGATACTGTTCGACAATTATTAGCAGTGACATATCTTAAGCCATTACGAGATGCTACAACTGAATTAAGCCCAGGTACACGTTCTCGTGTAGCTCAAGTAGTAAAAAGCTTAAGTGATTTTACAGATGATAGCACAGAAAAGCAACAGATTGTTGATAGTTTTACAAACGCTTTTGATGAATTAAAGAGAGTACTAAATGAACCGGTGTTGAGTAAAATTAGACTAACTGTTAATGAATTCTTTGAGGAAAATAATAAAAAGGAACCTGAAATAAAAAATAGGGAAATGAGTTTCTCAGAGATTTTAAGAAAACTAGAATTGAACTTAGGAGAGATTGGAACAGGCTTAGGAAGCTCCAACCTATTATTTATGGCTGTTGAATTATTATTGCTAAGTGAAACAGAAGTGGGACCCAAAATTGCTTTGATAGAAGAGATAGAGGCACATATACATCCACAAGCACAACTTCGAGTTATTAAACACTTTGAAAAGAATGCTGATGAAACAGGTATGCAATATATTTTCACATCCCATAGCCCAGTGTTAGTAGCTTCGATATCCTTAGAAAATATTATTCTTATTTTCAATCAACAAGCTTTTCCAATGAATAAAGGCCAAACAAAATTGGAAGCAGATGACTATGAATTTTTAGAAAGGTTTTTAGATGCAACTAAAGCTAATTTATTTTTTGCTAGAGGCGTTATCTTTGTAGAAGGTGATGCAGAGAACTTATTATTACCTTCCATTGCAGAGATCATTGACCGACCCTTACATAAATATGGTGTTTCAATTATAAACGTTGGCAATTTGGCATTTAAACGATATTCATCCATCTTTATTAGAGATGATGTTAATAAGCCAATGAATTTTCCAGTTTCTATAATAACCGATTTAGATTTAAAACCAGTCGAGTATTATGAAGAACCTTGTTATTTAAAAGTGGATAGCGGATTAAATAGGAAAATCGCTGACATTTATGAAAGTGAACAATTAAAAAGTCAATTAGAAGAAAACATATATGTTCAAATGAAGGATTTAATAAGTAAATCTAAAACAATTTATGGTGAAAAAGTAAGAGAGGAATTTTCAGGGGTTGAACAGAAAAAAATGTTTGAAGAAATAGCTAAAAGTATAGAATCATTGTTGCAATCTGTAGACCCAAATTTTAATGAATGTAAAATAGTAAAAGAGAATGAAATTAAAGAAAGATACTTCAACAATATGGAAGAAACAAAAGTATATATATCTCAACCATGGACTTTAGAGCACTCTATAGCACATAGTAGTTTAAGGGAAGAATTTGAAGATACTTTATTAAAGTGTCACTACATTCAAGCATCAAACAGACAGGAACAAAAGAAAATTTGGGAAGCGATAGTAGGTCCAGTTGAAAGAGCCACAAATGTTTACTCTTTTTTATTGAAAAAGGAAGTTTCTAAGTCTATAGTAGCTCAACAATTTGCAAAATTCCTCATAGATAATAAACAAAGTTTAAAAGAAAGGTTATTACAAGATCAAGTGTTGAAGCATCTAATAGATGCAATCAAACATGTAACAGGAGGAGAGAACGTTGCAGTTTGA
- a CDS encoding ATP-binding protein — protein sequence MEKIEELIKHGYECDYLDFKEKQYSKDKHMDLIADIMAMANSRHEGDKFIITGVKDRPEGKEIKGITLEEFVDSSNYIQVILSNIEPDIQFDYFKYEYEGTLLGVFRIYNTNNKPYMLKRKYNKLNEGLCLIRKGSSNSVAKRSDFDFMYQNNGLIEVKFLEQTLYAVHDLDGCASIDVLLANTTENPITITAGYMNIHNKDGKKLSHHPVFGIDRVVGADFKIGIQPKSEIVGKLFVGFSSSDPLRLDIDEYGVGNYNCRFELLLFDARGNQYSTTIEQGNVLVNGDFLWKVKKQKGIPHKFRTHKMKF from the coding sequence ATGGAAAAGATTGAAGAATTGATAAAGCATGGATATGAATGTGACTATCTAGACTTTAAAGAAAAACAATATTCGAAAGACAAGCATATGGATCTAATTGCTGACATTATGGCAATGGCAAATTCACGTCATGAAGGAGACAAATTCATTATCACTGGGGTTAAGGATAGGCCGGAAGGAAAAGAAATAAAGGGGATTACTCTTGAGGAATTTGTTGATTCATCAAATTATATCCAGGTTATTTTGAGTAATATTGAGCCCGATATACAGTTTGATTATTTCAAATATGAATATGAAGGGACTCTTCTCGGGGTTTTTAGAATTTATAATACAAATAATAAACCTTATATGCTTAAACGAAAATACAATAAATTAAATGAAGGTCTATGCTTAATTCGTAAGGGGAGTTCAAACTCTGTAGCAAAACGGAGTGATTTTGATTTTATGTATCAGAATAATGGGTTAATTGAAGTTAAATTTCTTGAACAAACCCTTTATGCTGTACATGATTTGGATGGTTGTGCATCGATAGACGTACTATTAGCAAATACCACCGAGAACCCAATTACAATCACTGCAGGTTATATGAACATACACAATAAGGATGGTAAAAAATTATCTCACCATCCCGTATTTGGTATAGATAGAGTGGTTGGAGCTGATTTTAAAATAGGAATACAGCCCAAATCAGAAATAGTTGGTAAATTATTTGTTGGTTTCAGTTCATCTGATCCTTTACGATTAGATATTGATGAATACGGTGTTGGAAACTATAACTGCCGATTTGAACTTTTACTATTTGATGCACGTGGAAACCAATACTCAACAACAATAGAACAAGGAAATGTGCTTGTAAATGGTGATTTTCTTTGGAAGGTGAAAAAACAAAAAGGGATTCCTCATAAGTTTCGGACACATAAAATGAAATTTTAA
- a CDS encoding TnsD family Tn7-like transposition protein, translating to MSSSVNIEKKQKYREEWVLLLKNSKDKSITELRSINSKVYIWLYRNDKEWFKNNTPSTKKVTSDKGITRINWEKRDQEMAKQVELIVTSILSEKYKLIRVTKNEIGRRLGKLASLSKGLEQLPKTKELLNQSIESVEQFQIRRIKNVIRGFNKTKSSIKEWEVVRAAGLKTHSAEKLRTHIHEEIYKDCKNENIIF from the coding sequence ATATCTTCTTCTGTAAATATCGAGAAAAAGCAAAAATATAGAGAGGAATGGGTCTTACTCCTTAAAAACAGTAAAGATAAATCCATTACTGAATTACGCTCTATAAATTCAAAAGTGTATATCTGGCTATATCGGAATGACAAAGAATGGTTTAAAAATAATACTCCTTCTACTAAAAAAGTCACTTCTGATAAGGGTATCACAAGGATTAACTGGGAGAAAAGAGATCAGGAAATGGCCAAACAGGTAGAATTAATTGTTACAAGCATTTTATCTGAAAAATATAAGTTAATTAGAGTAACCAAAAATGAAATTGGCCGTAGGTTAGGTAAGCTGGCCTCACTAAGTAAAGGGTTGGAACAACTTCCAAAAACAAAGGAATTACTTAATCAAAGCATTGAATCAGTTGAGCAATTTCAAATAAGAAGGATAAAGAATGTCATTAGAGGGTTTAACAAAACAAAATCATCTATAAAAGAATGGGAAGTAGTTCGTGCAGCGGGTTTAAAAACGCATTCTGCAGAAAAGCTTAGAACTCATATTCATGAAGAGATTTATAAAGATTGTAAAAATGAAAACATTATTTTTTGA
- a CDS encoding TnsD family Tn7-like transposition protein, translating to MGNNGEKKNGVTAMIFFPNLYKDELLFSVLARFYQYSGDVNKKHFMFDLFDSSTTCASTIFPTNLEKLCESLPSPNAYSSDYFINNHTLLPYYSPFITNDRENKLRLIMKNEDGTNIFMSSGRTASTVKNEKKLKYCILCVDEEKQTQGECYWHRTHQIEGVKVCPIHNTWLIESSNPFTERKHKHEYISLEDSIRDSDLISLDTNLKIEFKHFLYVAEQTDYLLNNSIQPLGLENLKNFYISKLNKQQLVTLEGRIRWKQLIPKFNEYYGKQLLDTLESYIYPDENDTWLHKLLRKPRVSCHPLRHILFLEFLGENISTMVSQIGSTSYKPFGNGPWICLNKAADHFHKPILTSCVITRDYKTGLPIGTFSCSCGFVFSRKGPDKTNEDQFKIGRIKEFGCVWKEKLADLSQKGLSLRKMAEILGVDPMTVKRMMISNVEDPKKYLLL from the coding sequence ATGGGTAATAATGGGGAGAAAAAGAATGGAGTAACAGCAATGATTTTCTTCCCTAATCTTTACAAAGATGAATTACTATTTAGCGTGTTAGCAAGATTTTACCAATATTCAGGTGATGTAAACAAAAAACACTTTATGTTCGATTTATTTGATTCTTCTACAACTTGTGCATCGACAATATTTCCTACAAATCTAGAAAAACTATGTGAAAGCCTACCATCCCCCAATGCATATTCCTCCGATTATTTTATAAACAATCATACCCTGCTTCCTTACTATTCCCCTTTTATAACTAATGATCGTGAAAATAAACTCAGATTAATTATGAAAAATGAAGACGGAACAAACATATTTATGAGCTCTGGTAGAACCGCAAGTACTGTTAAAAATGAAAAAAAATTAAAATATTGCATATTGTGTGTTGATGAAGAAAAACAAACCCAAGGTGAATGTTACTGGCATAGGACACATCAGATTGAAGGAGTAAAAGTTTGTCCAATTCATAATACATGGCTTATTGAGTCATCGAATCCATTCACTGAAAGAAAGCATAAACATGAATATATATCTTTAGAAGATAGTATAAGGGATTCTGATTTAATCAGTCTAGATACCAATCTTAAGATTGAGTTTAAGCATTTTCTGTATGTAGCAGAACAAACGGATTACTTGCTCAACAATAGTATTCAGCCACTAGGTTTGGAGAACTTAAAAAATTTTTATATATCTAAATTGAATAAGCAACAATTAGTAACTTTAGAAGGCAGAATCCGATGGAAGCAGTTGATTCCAAAGTTTAATGAGTACTATGGAAAACAGTTATTAGATACTCTAGAAAGTTATATCTATCCTGATGAAAATGATACATGGTTACATAAGTTACTTAGAAAGCCAAGGGTAAGTTGCCATCCCTTAAGACACATTTTGTTTTTGGAATTTCTAGGAGAAAATATCTCAACAATGGTTAGTCAAATCGGTTCGACATCTTATAAGCCCTTTGGGAACGGACCTTGGATTTGTCTAAATAAAGCTGCGGACCATTTTCATAAACCTATCCTGACTTCTTGTGTTATAACAAGGGATTATAAAACGGGTCTACCTATTGGAACATTTTCATGTTCGTGTGGATTTGTTTTTTCTAGAAAAGGGCCAGACAAAACAAATGAAGACCAATTCAAAATTGGGAGGATCAAAGAGTTTGGTTGTGTATGGAAAGAAAAGTTAGCCGACCTTTCACAAAAGGGATTATCTTTACGAAAGATGGCTGAAATACTTGGAGTAGACCCTATGACAGTAAAGAGGATGATGATATCAAATGTTGAAGACCCCAAAAAATATCTTCTTCTGTAA
- a CDS encoding TnsD family Tn7-like transposition protein, which yields MTPLISFPEPYPDEDFRSLVYRSHIRSSNGTLAETNMDLFEKNSGKYSIFPSKLITFLMKLPIGHSYSLDYFILNHTWYGLIFAFMKEGKRKELTEVIKYGGENSFYISSNVPNNLFSHTTRYCPLCLKEDLELYGESYIHRKHQITFMDFCHKHFVLLIDKCSCCDVDLTSISYDRLKNRPCCKNGHDLTRLIKTVLISELEQLKIDVFNLICFLNENYQTFNSEKITHKILMGLWQKKFIQYKGRILKKELISSIISEYGNFQLQAISLSPGQIIHRSYVARVLSKELNQDIIFYCLLILYLFRSKEEFVSYHIDIANPIPFGQGPWKCLNKICDGFNNYVISKSKRITKSSGGMVISSEFECPICGQIYVRRWHPNKDKKEKVMFKTMGKKWINHVLQLYLSGNSAYVIARKLECSEFGVTNNLNRIVGRSTILTEKNREAAKQIIQAYWETTGTSEIDTKKEEFRNVIINILNSCKSISRTDLSKKIPYVYQWLRMNDIEWLESALPPKETNKKVPENLKHFDEQLTVKIQKVSEELYNTSPYQIKKTTILKTLSKIEMNRLNSMSRRLPLSTVMLNKNIESLNDYLIRRLPFVIASLLKYGYKNITLKSLESNVRNYSKCDPDTKIKIKEYLKEMGFCD from the coding sequence ATGACACCTTTAATTTCTTTTCCAGAACCTTATCCTGATGAAGACTTTAGGAGCTTGGTTTATCGTTCTCATATTAGGTCATCGAATGGGACACTGGCCGAAACTAATATGGATTTATTTGAAAAAAATTCTGGGAAGTACTCTATATTTCCAAGCAAACTAATAACATTTTTGATGAAATTACCAATTGGACATTCATATAGTTTAGATTACTTTATTTTAAACCATACATGGTATGGTTTAATTTTTGCATTCATGAAAGAGGGGAAGAGGAAAGAACTTACAGAAGTAATTAAATATGGGGGTGAAAACTCATTTTATATTTCTTCTAACGTTCCTAATAATTTGTTTTCTCATACGACTCGATATTGTCCATTGTGTTTGAAGGAAGATTTAGAGTTATATGGTGAATCTTACATTCATAGAAAACATCAAATAACGTTTATGGATTTTTGTCATAAGCATTTTGTTCTATTAATCGATAAATGTAGTTGTTGTGATGTGGATTTAACCAGTATTTCTTATGATAGGTTGAAAAATCGTCCGTGTTGTAAAAATGGACATGACCTGACGAGACTTATCAAAACGGTTTTGATTAGTGAATTAGAGCAACTAAAAATTGATGTATTTAATCTAATTTGTTTTTTAAATGAAAATTATCAGACTTTTAATTCAGAGAAAATCACTCATAAAATTCTTATGGGATTATGGCAAAAAAAATTTATTCAGTATAAAGGGAGGATTTTAAAAAAGGAGTTGATTTCTTCTATTATCTCCGAGTATGGTAACTTTCAATTACAAGCTATTTCATTAAGTCCAGGACAGATCATACATAGATCTTATGTAGCAAGAGTATTGAGTAAGGAACTTAACCAAGATATTATTTTTTATTGTTTATTAATCCTCTATTTGTTTCGTTCGAAGGAAGAATTTGTGAGTTATCATATTGATATTGCAAATCCAATACCCTTCGGACAAGGACCATGGAAATGCTTAAATAAAATTTGTGATGGATTTAATAATTATGTGATAAGTAAAAGCAAGCGTATCACAAAAAGTTCTGGGGGTATGGTTATCTCTTCAGAGTTTGAATGTCCCATTTGTGGACAAATCTATGTGAGAAGGTGGCATCCAAATAAGGATAAAAAGGAAAAAGTGATGTTTAAAACAATGGGAAAAAAATGGATTAATCACGTTCTGCAATTATACCTGAGTGGAAATTCAGCTTATGTAATAGCTCGAAAACTCGAGTGTTCAGAATTCGGAGTAACAAATAATTTGAATAGAATTGTTGGCAGATCAACTATTTTAACAGAAAAGAATAGAGAAGCTGCAAAGCAAATTATTCAAGCATATTGGGAAACGACTGGTACTAGTGAGATAGATACAAAAAAAGAAGAGTTTCGTAATGTTATTATCAATATACTAAATTCTTGCAAATCCATAAGTAGAACGGACTTATCCAAAAAGATTCCCTATGTTTATCAATGGCTGAGAATGAATGATATAGAATGGCTAGAATCGGCCTTACCTCCAAAAGAGACTAATAAAAAAGTACCTGAAAACTTAAAACACTTTGATGAGCAATTAACAGTAAAAATCCAAAAAGTTAGCGAGGAATTATATAATACATCCCCTTACCAAATAAAAAAAACAACGATTTTAAAAACACTTTCTAAGATTGAAATGAACCGACTTAATTCTATGTCCAGACGTCTTCCGTTGAGTACTGTCATGTTAAATAAAAACATTGAGTCATTGAATGATTATCTCATTAGGAGGTTACCTTTTGTAATAGCTAGTTTGTTAAAGTATGGTTATAAAAACATTACCCTAAAAAGTTTAGAAAGTAATGTAAGGAATTATAGTAAGTGTGACCCTGATACAAAAATAAAAATTAAAGAGTATTTAAAAGAAATGGGCTTTTGTGATTGA
- a CDS encoding TniB family NTP-binding protein, translating into MAKRMVKVAAQINLGVLIIDEIQNVHKAHSGGDERMINFITELVNTIGIPVIVIGTFKAMYLYKKSLAVSRRGIPDMYNENVTSLMLEDSWGWNEFIQNLWDLQYTAKYTPLTDDLKMAMYYQTLGIPDIAVKLFMHVQAKAILNGEEEKITVSLLNDVASKSLRLLQPIFEKIRRGSSISLLDELDDVHLEWDSFNDYFKQASHRVNLYGKAAKDHSRVNQQKNKDSIFNELVQFALNIVSSTELAESLALTVFQASEGMGDKTTMFAHLAQLSLANKLPSSVTEYVNEESGLPKSTKPKKIKPLLEQSDIRFIVNEGLKKGLSTEESLFEAGLVKEYDELPKII; encoded by the coding sequence TTGGCGAAAAGAATGGTTAAGGTGGCAGCGCAAATTAATCTTGGAGTATTAATTATTGATGAGATACAGAATGTTCATAAGGCACATTCTGGTGGTGATGAGAGAATGATTAATTTCATAACTGAATTGGTTAATACTATAGGAATTCCCGTAATTGTGATTGGAACTTTCAAAGCAATGTATCTGTACAAAAAATCATTAGCTGTTTCACGTAGAGGCATTCCAGATATGTACAATGAAAATGTTACAAGTTTAATGCTGGAAGATAGTTGGGGATGGAATGAATTTATTCAGAATCTATGGGATTTGCAATACACTGCAAAATATACGCCGTTAACAGACGACTTAAAAATGGCTATGTATTACCAAACGTTAGGCATACCGGATATAGCTGTGAAGTTATTTATGCATGTGCAGGCAAAAGCGATATTAAATGGAGAAGAAGAAAAAATTACGGTATCACTTTTAAATGATGTGGCGTCAAAGAGTTTACGCCTTCTTCAACCTATTTTTGAAAAGATAAGAAGGGGGAGCAGTATTTCGTTGTTAGACGAATTAGATGATGTTCACTTAGAATGGGATTCGTTTAACGATTATTTTAAACAAGCATCCCACCGTGTAAATCTTTATGGTAAAGCAGCTAAAGATCATTCTCGTGTTAACCAACAAAAAAATAAAGATTCAATCTTTAATGAACTTGTGCAGTTTGCATTAAATATAGTTTCAAGTACTGAATTAGCAGAATCACTTGCACTAACTGTTTTTCAAGCGAGTGAGGGAATGGGGGATAAGACCACAATGTTCGCTCATTTAGCACAACTCTCATTAGCTAATAAGTTGCCAAGTTCTGTAACCGAATACGTGAACGAAGAGAGTGGTTTACCAAAGTCAACAAAACCAAAAAAAATAAAGCCGTTACTAGAACAAAGTGATATTCGTTTTATTGTCAATGAAGGATTAAAAAAAGGATTGTCCACAGAAGAATCCTTGTTTGAAGCAGGTTTAGTAAAAGAATATGATGAACTGCCTAAAATCATTTAA
- a CDS encoding Mu transposase C-terminal domain-containing protein, translating to MVIYQNCIIELLNLDLKTDKIIRVLWISPSQEDIYVVEINDHKKMTFPFAINYKELLSELEDDRARIVKVDPDLRLISPDPAYLEKYKKDRDTNWNIINDIVCREPEIYISEFRGAMVEETKEKTGKSKKEIYKFLKKYWFYGKTKNALLKNYFDCGRSSKPREYSKKPGPKPKGGNGWIVTEKDKEIFRKAIKKFHIKEKMDLTATHQHMCEEWYHSGFYREHGVMVPIIETENAPTLRQFTYWYYNEFSSMQRYSNRRGKRKAEMNVRPIQGDPTARAIGIGHLYEIDSTPADIILVAEDRETIIGTPTLYIVKDVYSRIIAGFHASLSPASKIELMVAMINAASDKVEFCRQYGIEIKESDWPCKNLPVYLAGDRGELKSKWAENLVSLKVDVDNAPSYRGDLKPFVEQHFRLINKEIRELFYKAGAKPPKMIERGDEDPTGKAALTIYEFTQFMILQILTYNKSALPDGFLVTKEMFEEKVELTPKGIWEWGESKSVLHEEQFDVLIYNLLPKEQSTVTRRGIKFSDMYYTSDLGLKSGWFVDERIDGKKEIEIRYDPRNVSSIFLRMNNGKIEKCLLTEKYKEYDGLHLEDVKAIMKYKKDEIRNQEKEEKQHKAVLHAFAENLANEAIRKTKDATECMSLAQRQKNTRDTKKSESRTAGSQNAFTAKEPLRTNGEQIETAEVIIFPNKINITPQNEESRIQQLFGAKNKERRREHESME from the coding sequence ATGGTTATTTATCAAAATTGTATAATTGAATTGCTAAATTTAGATTTAAAAACTGACAAAATTATTCGAGTTCTTTGGATATCACCTAGTCAAGAAGATATTTACGTAGTGGAAATAAATGATCATAAAAAGATGACTTTCCCTTTTGCCATTAATTATAAGGAGTTATTAAGTGAGTTGGAAGATGATAGAGCGCGAATAGTAAAGGTAGACCCGGACCTACGATTGATTTCACCAGATCCAGCGTATTTGGAAAAGTACAAAAAAGATCGGGACACTAACTGGAATATCATTAATGATATTGTTTGCCGAGAACCAGAAATATACATATCAGAGTTCCGAGGAGCAATGGTCGAGGAAACGAAAGAGAAGACCGGGAAATCTAAAAAAGAAATATATAAATTTCTGAAGAAGTATTGGTTTTATGGCAAAACAAAAAATGCTCTTCTGAAAAACTACTTCGATTGTGGTCGCAGTTCAAAACCAAGGGAATATTCAAAGAAACCTGGACCAAAGCCAAAGGGTGGTAATGGTTGGATTGTTACCGAAAAGGATAAAGAAATTTTCAGAAAGGCTATAAAGAAATTTCATATAAAAGAAAAAATGGACCTTACAGCAACACATCAACATATGTGTGAAGAATGGTATCACTCTGGGTTTTATCGTGAACATGGTGTAATGGTGCCCATAATCGAGACTGAAAATGCTCCTACTCTACGTCAATTTACATATTGGTATTATAATGAGTTCTCCTCTATGCAAAGGTATTCAAATCGAAGAGGCAAACGAAAAGCAGAAATGAATGTAAGACCGATTCAGGGAGATCCAACGGCAAGGGCAATAGGTATAGGACATTTATATGAAATTGATTCAACACCGGCAGATATAATCCTGGTTGCAGAAGACAGGGAAACGATAATTGGAACGCCAACTTTATATATTGTTAAAGATGTTTATAGTCGTATAATTGCAGGTTTTCATGCCAGTTTAAGTCCTGCCTCCAAAATTGAACTTATGGTTGCAATGATTAATGCAGCATCAGACAAAGTAGAGTTTTGCAGGCAATACGGAATTGAGATAAAAGAAAGTGACTGGCCGTGTAAAAATCTACCGGTTTATTTGGCAGGTGACCGAGGAGAATTGAAAAGTAAGTGGGCTGAAAATCTTGTGAGCCTTAAGGTTGACGTTGATAATGCACCATCTTATCGTGGCGATTTAAAGCCCTTTGTAGAACAACATTTTAGGTTAATTAATAAAGAAATTCGTGAGCTATTTTATAAGGCAGGGGCAAAACCTCCTAAAATGATAGAACGAGGCGATGAAGATCCCACAGGTAAGGCTGCGTTAACCATATATGAATTCACCCAATTTATGATATTACAAATTCTTACCTATAATAAAAGCGCCCTTCCAGATGGATTTTTGGTAACTAAAGAAATGTTTGAGGAAAAAGTGGAATTAACACCAAAGGGAATATGGGAATGGGGAGAAAGTAAATCAGTCTTACATGAGGAGCAGTTTGATGTGCTTATATATAATCTTTTACCGAAGGAACAATCGACAGTAACTAGAAGAGGAATTAAGTTTTCGGATATGTACTATACAAGCGATTTAGGGCTGAAATCCGGCTGGTTTGTGGATGAGAGGATTGATGGAAAGAAAGAAATTGAAATCAGATATGATCCTCGTAACGTTAGCAGTATTTTTTTACGTATGAACAATGGAAAGATAGAAAAATGTTTGCTTACAGAAAAGTATAAAGAATATGATGGCTTACATTTAGAGGATGTTAAGGCAATCATGAAATACAAAAAAGATGAAATAAGGAATCAGGAGAAAGAAGAAAAACAACACAAAGCAGTATTACATGCCTTTGCAGAAAATCTCGCCAATGAAGCGATCAGAAAAACAAAGGATGCAACTGAATGCATGAGTCTAGCACAAAGGCAAAAAAACACGAGGGATACAAAAAAGTCGGAAAGTAGGACTGCTGGTAGTCAAAATGCATTCACCGCAAAAGAACCGTTAAGAACAAATGGAGAACAGATAGAAACCGCTGAAGTTATTATTTTTCCAAACAAAATTAACATAACACCCCAAAATGAGGAGTCCAGAATACAGCAACTTTTTGGAGCTAAGAATAAAGAAAGGAGAAGGGAGCATGAATCTATGGAATGA
- a CDS encoding TnsA endonuclease C-terminal domain-containing protein, with protein MIFHDQGNTSISKLCLRCDNTFGIENGTSMFILKHMLATKKWRTDMNTKIKNSNPLIIVNCEEHEISRNKDVG; from the coding sequence GTGATATTTCATGATCAAGGTAATACATCCATAAGTAAGTTATGCCTCAGATGTGACAATACATTTGGCATAGAAAATGGTACAAGTATGTTTATCCTGAAGCACATGCTTGCAACAAAAAAATGGAGGACCGACATGAATACAAAGATAAAAAATTCAAATCCATTAATAATAGTCAATTGTGAAGAACACGAAATTTCTCGTAATAAAGACGTAGGATGA